A window from Candidatus Hydrogenedentota bacterium encodes these proteins:
- a CDS encoding 4Fe-4S binding protein → MKQTRKIIEIDEDLCNGCGECVPSCAEGAIQIVNGKAKLVADKYCDGLGACLGECPTGALRVVERPAEEFEGPAPHVAQAAHSGPAPSACPSGGGCPGARIQQFGNRPAAVPCGTSVPAQSELGHWPVQIRLVPPGAPFLQNAHLLVAADCVPVAYPAFHQDFLRDKSVMIGCPKFDDPDPYIDKFEAIFAQSDVRSVTVVVMEVPCCQGLPVIVEEGMRRAGRKVPMEKVVISLNGDIIRRQSY, encoded by the coding sequence ATGAAACAGACGCGCAAGATTATTGAAATTGACGAAGATCTCTGCAACGGTTGCGGCGAATGCGTGCCCTCCTGCGCGGAAGGCGCGATACAAATTGTGAACGGAAAAGCCAAACTCGTTGCGGACAAATACTGCGACGGACTCGGCGCCTGCTTGGGCGAGTGCCCGACCGGCGCGCTGCGCGTCGTGGAACGTCCTGCCGAGGAATTCGAAGGGCCCGCGCCGCATGTCGCGCAGGCCGCGCATTCCGGTCCGGCTCCGTCCGCCTGTCCTTCCGGCGGCGGCTGTCCCGGCGCGCGCATCCAGCAATTCGGGAATCGGCCCGCCGCCGTTCCTTGCGGTACATCGGTTCCCGCCCAATCCGAACTCGGCCATTGGCCGGTGCAGATTCGCCTCGTGCCGCCCGGCGCTCCCTTCCTGCAAAACGCGCATTTGCTGGTCGCCGCCGACTGCGTACCGGTGGCCTATCCCGCGTTTCACCAGGATTTCCTGCGCGACAAGTCCGTCATGATCGGCTGCCCCAAGTTCGATGATCCCGACCCGTACATTGACAAATTCGAGGCGATTTTCGCGCAGTCCGATGTCAGGAGCGTTACCGTTGTCGTCATGGAAGTGCCCTGTTGCCAGGGATTGCCTGTCATTGTCGAGGAAGGCATGCGCCGGGCCGGGCGAAAAGTTCCCATGGAAAAAGTGGTCATCAGCCTGAACGGGGACATTATCCGCCGCCAGTCGTATTGA
- a CDS encoding PQQ-binding-like beta-propeller repeat protein produces the protein MKRYLVWRVMAVVMLGFGWAQAADWPQYGGPDRNNVSSEKGLARKWPEAGPKVLWTVNLGPGYASPSIAGGRVYILDRPDDVHDVLRCLDIKDGKDIWNVTYEAPGSVSHNGSRTAPTVDGQYVYSVGLLGHFYCVDLATNRPVWHKNICADFGLEVPRWGVTQAPSLYKDLVIVAPQAPEAFVAAYRRNTGELVWKSPSLGLVGYVTPVIAALDGVEQAVMVGAGSKDEAVKGAVAGISLEDGSILWRYEGWQCFIPIPYPVILPDDRLFITGGYRAGSAMIQVKKQDGAFAVKELFKTDVCGSQIQQPILFDEHLYLNSNSNEREDGMMCLTLDGQMKWKTKDIAGAPTFERGPLLMADNLIFNLDGKRGILYLVEPSPVGYKELAKVQLLGGKEIWAPMALSDGKLLVRSQSEMKCLDVGKPN, from the coding sequence ATGAAACGGTATCTTGTCTGGCGGGTGATGGCAGTCGTCATGCTGGGGTTTGGATGGGCGCAGGCGGCGGACTGGCCTCAATACGGCGGACCGGACCGCAATAATGTGTCGTCCGAAAAGGGCCTTGCGCGGAAATGGCCGGAAGCCGGGCCCAAGGTTCTCTGGACCGTCAACCTGGGACCGGGCTACGCTTCGCCCTCCATTGCGGGCGGCAGGGTGTACATCCTTGATCGGCCGGACGATGTGCACGATGTGCTGCGATGCCTCGATATCAAAGACGGCAAGGACATCTGGAACGTTACCTATGAAGCGCCGGGAAGCGTCAGCCACAACGGATCGCGTACCGCGCCGACCGTGGACGGCCAATACGTGTATTCGGTGGGGTTGTTGGGGCATTTCTATTGCGTGGATCTGGCCACCAATCGGCCGGTATGGCACAAGAACATTTGCGCGGATTTCGGCCTTGAAGTGCCGAGGTGGGGCGTTACGCAGGCGCCGAGCCTGTACAAGGACCTGGTCATCGTTGCGCCCCAGGCGCCGGAGGCCTTTGTGGCGGCGTACAGGCGCAATACGGGCGAACTGGTGTGGAAATCGCCTTCGTTGGGCCTTGTCGGATACGTGACCCCGGTGATTGCGGCGCTCGACGGGGTGGAGCAGGCCGTCATGGTTGGAGCCGGCAGCAAGGATGAGGCCGTCAAGGGCGCCGTGGCGGGGATTTCGCTGGAGGACGGCTCGATTCTGTGGCGATACGAAGGCTGGCAATGTTTCATTCCGATTCCCTATCCCGTTATCCTTCCCGATGACCGCCTTTTCATCACGGGCGGATACCGGGCGGGCTCTGCGATGATTCAGGTCAAGAAACAGGACGGCGCCTTTGCCGTCAAGGAATTGTTCAAAACAGATGTCTGCGGCAGCCAGATTCAGCAGCCCATCCTCTTCGACGAGCATCTTTACCTGAACAGCAATTCAAACGAACGCGAAGACGGTATGATGTGTCTGACGCTCGACGGACAGATGAAATGGAAAACGAAGGATATCGCCGGCGCGCCTACCTTCGAGCGCGGGCCGTTGCTCATGGCGGACAATCTGATCTTCAATCTCGACGGCAAGCGGGGCATCCTGTACCTTGTCGAACCTTCGCCGGTCGGATACAAGGAACTGGCTAAGGTTCAGTTGCTCGGCGGGAAGGAAATCTGGGCGCCCATGGCGCTGTCGGACGGAAAACTGCTCGTCCGCAGCCAGTCCGAAATGAAATGCCTTGATGTCGGAAAGCCGAACTGA